The Inediibacterium massiliense genome has a segment encoding these proteins:
- a CDS encoding sigma-54 interaction domain-containing protein: MKIKNIEITKWMNKIFNSFKEGILIVDQKTRIVFFNRSYSQFINRDLNEVQGRYIKEIRPGALIPEVVKTGIPKLGILRKENDDEYFCNMYPILSDEEIVGGISTVTFIKDAVELSNKIKELERKNKYLMERIHHNNGTRYKFEDIIAKSKESIDTKNIAIKISSSDIPVLIYGESGTGKELYAQSIHNESLRKDHPFIAVNCATLTSTMLESELFGYEEGAFTGAKKGGKMGLFEAANKGTIFLDEISEIDYNLQAKLLRVLQEKKVRRIGSTKEILVDVRVISACNVDILKYIEEGKFRRDLYYRIAVFPINILPLRDRKEDIPYLIENYLNQLSNKHKKRFMMAQEATILLFNYQWPGNVREMKNILEIATIMSQDGVIRKENLPSIVVDSKLIHKDIKISKLSDTIKRVEQEEINKAIQHFGNHLEGKKKAAKYLGISLATLYNKLGDK; this comes from the coding sequence ATGAAAATAAAAAATATAGAAATTACAAAATGGATGAATAAAATATTTAATAGTTTTAAGGAAGGAATATTGATTGTTGATCAAAAAACAAGAATTGTATTTTTTAATCGGTCTTATTCCCAATTTATAAATAGAGATTTAAATGAAGTGCAAGGAAGGTATATAAAAGAAATTAGACCAGGAGCCCTCATACCAGAAGTAGTTAAGACAGGAATCCCTAAATTAGGTATTTTAAGAAAAGAAAATGATGATGAATATTTTTGTAACATGTATCCTATTTTATCTGATGAAGAGATTGTTGGCGGAATATCTACAGTGACATTTATAAAAGATGCAGTAGAATTAAGCAATAAGATTAAAGAATTGGAAAGAAAAAATAAATATTTAATGGAAAGAATTCATCATAATAATGGAACAAGATATAAATTTGAAGATATTATAGCTAAAAGCAAAGAATCTATAGATACAAAAAATATAGCAATAAAAATATCTAGTTCAGATATTCCAGTTTTGATTTATGGAGAAAGTGGAACGGGAAAAGAGTTATATGCTCAATCTATACATAATGAAAGTTTAAGAAAGGACCATCCTTTTATTGCTGTAAATTGTGCTACATTAACTTCTACTATGCTAGAAAGTGAGTTGTTTGGATATGAAGAGGGAGCTTTTACAGGGGCTAAAAAGGGCGGAAAAATGGGATTGTTTGAAGCTGCTAACAAAGGAACTATATTTTTAGATGAGATCTCAGAAATAGATTATAATTTACAAGCTAAATTATTGAGAGTACTACAAGAAAAAAAGGTTAGGAGAATTGGAAGTACAAAGGAAATTCTTGTTGATGTAAGAGTAATATCTGCATGTAATGTGGATATACTCAAGTATATTGAAGAAGGTAAATTTAGAAGAGATTTATATTATAGAATTGCTGTATTTCCTATAAATATATTACCATTAAGAGATAGAAAAGAAGATATCCCTTATTTAATAGAAAATTATTTGAATCAATTAAGTAATAAACATAAAAAGAGGTTTATGATGGCACAAGAGGCTACTATATTATTATTCAATTATCAATGGCCAGGAAATGTTAGAGAAATGAAAAATATATTAGAAATCGCTACGATTATGTCCCAAGATGGTGTAATTAGAAAAGAAAATTTACCATCCATAGTAGTAGACTCAAAATTAATCCATAAAGACATTAAGATTTCTAAATTATCCGATACTATAAAAAGAGTAGAACAGGAAGAAATTAATAAAGCAATTCAGCATTTTGGAAATCATCTAGAGGGAAAGAAAAAGGCAGCAAAATATTTAGGAATATCTTTAGCAACTTTATATAATAAGTTAGGAGATAAATGA
- a CDS encoding acyclic terpene utilization AtuA family protein codes for MKKIRIGSGAGYAGDRIEPAVELMEKGNLDYIIFECLAERTIAIGQMDKLKDPTKGYNQLLGSRMRKILGLVKEKGIKVITNMGSANPIYAVDETVKIAKELGITGLKIAAVTGDDILTQIPNYYENDILELDCKLKDIKENIISTNVYLGAEGIIEALKNDADIVITGRVSDPALSIGPLVYEFGWDIQKNPKEMGQAVLVGHLLECAGQVTGGYYADPGYKDVEGLERLGFPIVEIDETGNFIVTKVEGSGGLVSESTCQEQLLYEIHNPARYMTPDAIADFSKVEFTQQGKDVVQATNATSHGKPDTLKVSMGYKDCFIGEGEISYGGANALAKAQLAADIVEKRLKIIGAEIEELRMDYIGFNSLYKDKISKQYTKDIFPEIRLRVSGRTKDKQNAAFIGNEVEALYTNGPAGGAGATKKVAEIVSVCSIFVPRDAVNIKVSYKEV; via the coding sequence ATGAAGAAAATCAGAATTGGAAGTGGCGCGGGATACGCAGGAGATCGTATAGAACCAGCTGTAGAACTTATGGAAAAGGGAAATCTGGACTACATTATCTTTGAATGTTTAGCAGAAAGAACAATTGCTATTGGACAGATGGATAAATTGAAAGATCCAACAAAAGGATATAACCAATTATTGGGAAGTAGAATGAGAAAAATTCTTGGACTTGTGAAAGAAAAAGGAATTAAAGTAATTACAAATATGGGATCAGCAAATCCTATTTATGCTGTAGATGAAACTGTAAAAATAGCGAAGGAATTAGGAATTACAGGTTTAAAAATAGCTGCAGTTACAGGAGATGATATACTTACTCAAATTCCTAATTATTATGAAAACGATATTCTCGAGTTAGATTGTAAATTAAAAGATATCAAAGAAAACATTATATCTACCAATGTATATTTAGGGGCAGAAGGAATCATAGAAGCATTAAAAAATGATGCAGATATAGTTATTACAGGACGTGTTTCAGATCCAGCACTTTCTATTGGACCTTTAGTATACGAATTTGGATGGGACATACAAAAAAATCCTAAAGAAATGGGACAAGCTGTTTTAGTAGGTCATTTGCTGGAGTGTGCAGGCCAAGTTACTGGAGGATATTATGCAGATCCAGGGTATAAAGATGTAGAGGGACTTGAAAGATTAGGATTTCCTATAGTAGAGATTGATGAAACAGGCAATTTTATTGTAACGAAAGTAGAAGGCTCTGGAGGATTGGTAAGTGAATCTACTTGTCAAGAACAGCTTTTGTATGAAATTCATAATCCAGCTAGATATATGACACCAGATGCTATAGCTGACTTTTCTAAAGTAGAATTTACTCAGCAAGGTAAAGATGTAGTTCAAGCAACAAATGCTACTTCCCATGGAAAGCCAGATACATTAAAAGTAAGTATGGGATATAAAGATTGCTTTATTGGGGAAGGTGAAATTAGCTACGGGGGAGCAAATGCTTTGGCAAAAGCTCAGTTAGCAGCTGATATTGTTGAGAAAAGATTAAAAATTATAGGAGCAGAAATAGAAGAATTAAGAATGGATTATATAGGTTTTAATTCTTTATATAAAGATAAGATTTCTAAACAATATACTAAAGATATATTCCCTGAAATTCGATTACGTGTAAGCGGTAGAACAAAAGATAAACAAAATGCTGCATTCATAGGTAATGAAGTAGAAGCATTATATACAAATGGACCAGCAGGTGGTGCAGGTGCAACAAAGAAAGTAGCAGAGATTGTATCCGTTTGCTCTATATTTGTACCTAGGGATGCAGTGAATATAAAAGTAAGTTATAAGGAGGTATAA
- a CDS encoding AtuA-related protein, producing the protein MKLKEIAHGRTGDKGDISNISVIAYKKEDYEVIKEKVTAEKVKEYFSEICHGKVIRYEIDSIGALNFVLDKTLGGGVTRSLAQDKHGKSLVMALMEMEI; encoded by the coding sequence ATGAAATTAAAAGAAATTGCACATGGAAGAACTGGAGATAAAGGAGATATTTCTAATATATCTGTCATTGCTTATAAAAAAGAAGATTATGAAGTAATTAAAGAAAAGGTAACGGCAGAAAAAGTGAAAGAATATTTTAGTGAAATCTGTCATGGCAAGGTAATACGCTATGAAATAGATAGTATAGGAGCATTAAATTTTGTTTTGGATAAAACTTTAGGAGGAGGAGTTACAAGAAGTCTTGCTCAAGATAAGCATGGTAAATCTCTTGTAATGGCTCTTATGGAAATGGAAATATGA
- a CDS encoding CitMHS family transporter, translating into MLALLGLLTIVLLLVLVMSKKVSATVALIMVPIVTALIGGFGLQIGEFITSGVKGIATTGVMFIFAILFFGILNDAGTFDHIISAILKIVGKNPVKIVIGTAILAMVVHLDGSGAVTFLITIPAMLPLYDALKMKRTTLATIVALSAGTMNILPWGGPTIRAATTLEITPTELFNPMLIPFISGIIFVLIVAFWLGKKEEKRIGNVTLTEEINSDVKVNEEKAKLARPKLFIVNMILIIMAIAAMISNKLAPHVVFMIGLCLSLVINYPSVKDQKARIDAHAKEALMMASVLFAAGCFTGIMKESGMITAMSEVIVNMIPNSMGRLIPLMTGIVSMPASLLFDPDSFYFGILPVLTSSAAQFGVDGVMVGRAAILGQMTTGFPISPLTASTFLLTGLVGIDLGEHQKKTIPLAFLCTMVMLIVAVIVGKIAI; encoded by the coding sequence ATGCTAGCGCTTTTAGGGCTTTTAACGATAGTATTATTATTAGTATTGGTTATGTCAAAAAAGGTATCTGCTACGGTAGCATTAATTATGGTTCCTATTGTTACTGCGTTAATAGGTGGGTTTGGACTCCAAATAGGAGAGTTTATTACAAGTGGTGTCAAAGGAATTGCTACTACAGGCGTTATGTTTATATTTGCTATACTATTTTTTGGAATATTAAATGATGCAGGAACTTTTGATCATATTATATCAGCAATTCTTAAAATAGTAGGAAAAAATCCAGTTAAAATAGTAATAGGAACAGCTATTTTAGCAATGGTTGTGCATCTTGATGGTTCGGGAGCAGTAACATTTTTAATTACAATACCAGCAATGCTTCCGTTATATGACGCATTGAAAATGAAAAGAACGACATTAGCAACCATAGTAGCTTTAAGTGCCGGTACCATGAATATTTTACCATGGGGAGGACCTACCATTAGAGCAGCTACAACTTTAGAAATTACACCAACTGAATTATTTAATCCAATGCTTATTCCATTTATATCAGGAATCATTTTTGTACTTATTGTAGCATTTTGGCTTGGTAAGAAAGAAGAAAAAAGAATTGGCAATGTAACATTGACTGAGGAAATAAATAGTGATGTAAAAGTGAATGAGGAAAAAGCAAAACTAGCAAGACCTAAATTGTTTATTGTGAATATGATTTTAATTATCATGGCAATCGCTGCTATGATTTCTAACAAATTAGCACCTCATGTCGTATTTATGATTGGGTTATGTTTATCACTTGTTATTAACTATCCTTCTGTAAAAGATCAGAAGGCTCGTATAGATGCTCATGCCAAAGAGGCACTAATGATGGCTAGTGTATTGTTTGCAGCAGGGTGCTTTACTGGAATCATGAAAGAGTCTGGAATGATTACAGCAATGTCAGAGGTTATTGTGAATATGATTCCAAATTCAATGGGAAGATTAATACCTTTAATGACAGGAATTGTATCTATGCCAGCAAGTTTATTATTTGATCCAGATTCATTTTACTTTGGAATTTTGCCTGTGCTTACTAGTAGTGCAGCTCAGTTTGGAGTAGATGGAGTGATGGTAGGAAGAGCAGCTATATTAGGACAAATGACTACAGGTTTTCCTATCAGTCCATTAACTGCATCTACATTTCTTTTAACAGGATTAGTAGGAATAGATTTAGGAGAACATCAAAAGAAAACAATACCTCTTGCGTTTTTATGTACGATGGTTATGCTTATAGTAGCTGTAATCGTAGGAAAAATCGCTATATAA
- a CDS encoding copper amine oxidase N-terminal domain-containing protein — MRRTKGYVAMLLVCTLVFASPINSLAGTKKGGSKSGTSTKTENVSKKGESNKTEKKDKPDKPEKPDKKQDKTTKKVKNESIEQNQVNNEKTKSIKEDKKIKKELKKSIKELKEAAKKAYSQEELTKLQETVNEMKLAYPGIKTIPVENIISKRMNIKFDTPPVIKEGRTLIPVRALTQAFGAQVSWNAEDKVVTIVKDDMEMKIQIGSNVAYINGEEVQLDVSPETMNGRTVVPLRFIVEKMGLKVNWDEENQTIEIDDEEETTEISNEEETTNEDQLTDQDNEQIIEESDQEEQQIQEEQQINDEESNTEIIMEDKTVEESSNII, encoded by the coding sequence ATGAGAAGAACAAAAGGTTATGTAGCTATGTTATTAGTATGTACATTAGTTTTTGCAAGTCCTATAAATTCATTAGCAGGAACGAAAAAAGGTGGATCTAAGAGTGGTACGTCAACTAAAACTGAGAATGTAAGTAAAAAAGGCGAAAGTAATAAGACAGAAAAAAAAGATAAACCAGATAAACCAGAGAAACCAGATAAAAAACAAGATAAAACTACTAAAAAAGTGAAAAACGAATCTATTGAACAAAATCAAGTAAATAATGAAAAAACAAAATCAATCAAAGAAGATAAGAAGATAAAAAAAGAATTAAAAAAGTCTATTAAAGAATTAAAAGAAGCAGCTAAAAAAGCTTATTCACAGGAAGAACTTACAAAGTTACAAGAAACAGTAAATGAAATGAAATTGGCCTATCCAGGAATTAAGACAATACCTGTTGAGAATATCATATCAAAACGTATGAACATAAAATTTGATACACCACCTGTTATCAAAGAAGGAAGAACATTGATTCCAGTTAGAGCATTGACACAAGCTTTTGGCGCACAAGTAAGTTGGAATGCAGAAGACAAAGTAGTTACTATTGTGAAAGATGATATGGAAATGAAGATTCAAATAGGTAGTAATGTAGCTTACATAAATGGTGAAGAAGTTCAGTTAGATGTGTCCCCGGAGACAATGAATGGTAGAACTGTAGTTCCGTTAAGATTTATCGTAGAGAAAATGGGACTTAAAGTAAATTGGGATGAAGAAAATCAAACGATAGAGATTGATGATGAAGAAGAAACTACAGAAATAAGTAATGAAGAAGAAACTACGAATGAAGATCAGTTAACAGATCAAGATAATGAACAGATCATAGAGGAATCTGATCAAGAAGAGCAACAAATTCAAGAAGAGCAACAAATAAATGATGAAGAATCTAATACAGAGATCATTATGGAAGATAAAACAGTAGAGGAGTCTTCAAATATAATATAA
- a CDS encoding GerAB/ArcD/ProY family transporter, whose protein sequence is MRKEVLSNKQAISIIAISLCGSFSIFTTGVDAKRDIWIAILLASFLVIPMMIVFARIQYLYPNKDLLDIIQICFGKWIGKGIIVILIWYTYFWASDVLFNLGTFIEVVSLSETPRIVLVIFLSILCCWGVKEGIEVLGRWSELFLIVNICMTIIIIFLLIPEFKINNILPILNEKNNFLLKGVLSVADLYLQIAVFMIAFSNFKEKKSSYKVYFTGLGILTLFTLGISLVNILVIGINEITTNYYPTYTTMTRIDIGNVLQRLEVIIGAIFVLGIFVKVSILILCTSKGIMKVFELTDYRFLATPVVLLIINLSYFQYDSAIHYFEFNIEIWPYYFFPIQVILPVIVLIVAEIKNKLSL, encoded by the coding sequence ATGAGAAAAGAGGTTTTGTCCAATAAACAAGCCATATCTATTATTGCTATATCCTTATGCGGATCTTTTTCTATTTTTACTACGGGAGTAGATGCTAAAAGAGATATATGGATAGCTATTTTATTGGCAAGTTTTTTGGTTATACCTATGATGATTGTATTTGCAAGAATACAGTATCTTTATCCCAATAAAGATTTATTAGATATTATACAAATCTGTTTTGGGAAGTGGATTGGAAAAGGAATCATTGTTATATTAATTTGGTACACATATTTTTGGGCTTCAGATGTTTTGTTTAATTTGGGAACTTTTATTGAAGTGGTTAGTCTTTCTGAAACTCCTAGAATTGTGTTGGTGATATTTTTGAGTATTTTATGTTGCTGGGGTGTGAAAGAAGGAATTGAGGTATTAGGAAGATGGTCAGAACTGTTTTTAATTGTGAATATTTGTATGACTATTATTATAATATTTCTATTGATTCCTGAATTTAAAATCAATAATATACTTCCTATTTTGAATGAAAAAAATAATTTTTTATTGAAAGGAGTTTTAAGTGTAGCTGATTTATATCTTCAAATAGCAGTATTTATGATAGCTTTTTCAAATTTTAAAGAAAAAAAATCTTCTTATAAAGTCTATTTTACAGGTTTAGGAATATTGACTTTATTTACTCTTGGGATTTCTCTAGTGAATATTTTAGTTATTGGAATCAATGAAATTACAACAAACTATTATCCAACGTATACTACTATGACAAGAATTGATATAGGAAATGTATTACAAAGATTAGAAGTAATCATTGGAGCTATATTTGTTTTAGGTATATTTGTAAAAGTAAGTATATTGATATTATGTACATCTAAAGGGATTATGAAAGTATTTGAATTGACAGATTATCGCTTTTTAGCAACTCCCGTTGTTTTACTGATTATAAACTTATCTTATTTTCAATACGATAGTGCCATACATTATTTTGAATTTAATATAGAAATATGGCCATATTATTTTTTTCCAATACAAGTGATTCTACCAGTAATAGTATTGATTGTAGCTGAGATCAAAAATAAGTTAAGCCTATAA
- a CDS encoding DUF3100 domain-containing protein, producing the protein MKNWKVHIIALILVIISELIGIFKFSFGPGTIVLLPMLYALIIGIFMGPKFLKAVNEKDMKDAGSLITVTLLLLMARYGTLIGPSLPKIISAGPALILQELGNVGTVLLGIPLAVFLGLKREAIGAAHSIAREPNVALISDVYGMDGPEGQGVMGVYISGTVFGTVFFGVLASFCAAYLPLHPYALAMASGVGSASMMTASVGSLSAMYPHMQETLAAFGAASNMLSGLDGLYMSLWLALPISERLYSFCYQLKYGKNTEEAK; encoded by the coding sequence ATGAAAAATTGGAAAGTTCATATTATAGCTCTTATTCTTGTAATTATATCTGAACTAATTGGAATATTTAAATTTTCCTTTGGTCCTGGAACAATTGTACTCCTTCCTATGCTTTATGCTTTGATCATTGGAATTTTTATGGGTCCTAAATTCTTAAAAGCTGTAAACGAAAAAGATATGAAAGATGCAGGTAGTTTAATTACCGTAACTTTACTACTCCTTATGGCTCGATATGGCACTTTAATCGGTCCAAGTCTACCTAAAATTATTTCTGCAGGACCAGCTTTAATACTCCAAGAGTTGGGAAATGTAGGAACTGTTTTACTTGGCATTCCTTTAGCGGTATTCTTAGGATTAAAAAGAGAAGCAATTGGAGCTGCTCATTCTATTGCACGTGAACCAAATGTAGCTTTAATTTCAGATGTATATGGAATGGATGGTCCCGAAGGACAAGGGGTTATGGGAGTATATATCAGTGGCACTGTATTTGGAACTGTATTCTTTGGTGTTCTAGCAAGCTTTTGTGCCGCATACCTTCCTCTTCATCCCTATGCATTAGCTATGGCGTCTGGAGTGGGAAGTGCTAGTATGATGACAGCAAGTGTAGGCTCTTTGTCTGCTATGTATCCTCATATGCAAGAAACCTTAGCTGCTTTTGGTGCAGCAAGCAATATGCTCTCAGGTCTAGATGGATTATATATGTCTTTATGGTTAGCCTTACCTATTTCTGAGCGTTTATATTCTTTTTGCTATCAATTAAAATATGGTAAAAACACAGAGGAGGCAAAATAA
- a CDS encoding amidohydrolase: MNIEEIKKVVCDAIDEHKNDIIDFAKKLESCPELGYKEFETSENTKKIFDTLQIPYEDHLGITGIKAKLKDSWEGPNIAILGELDAVFCPESKMANPLTHAAHACGHNLQMAAMIGSAFGLKKSGVSEQLYGNVTFLAVPAEEFIDLAYREKLRQENKIRFFGGKQELIYNGAFDDVDMAMMMHSEKNSPEAKISIGNTSNGFVAKSIQYLGKTAHAAEAPHDGINALNAAMIGLTSIHALRETFIDTDHVRVHPIITKGGDSVNSVPADVRMETYVRAKSMKAIENANTKVDNALKAGGLATGAQTIIKTVGAYLPLNCSEKLNKLFAKNAEKLLSKDQIHDAGHFGASTDMGDLSHLIPTIHPFVGGVDGALHTEGFHTVDYDAACIIPAKLFAMTIIDLLGNKGYFSKEIINNFKPLLTKEEYIQMMENYLK; encoded by the coding sequence ATGAATATTGAAGAAATAAAAAAAGTAGTTTGTGATGCCATTGATGAACATAAAAATGATATTATTGATTTTGCCAAAAAGCTAGAATCATGTCCAGAGCTTGGATATAAGGAATTTGAGACTTCAGAAAATACTAAAAAAATATTTGATACTCTACAGATTCCTTACGAAGATCATCTAGGAATTACAGGAATAAAAGCAAAACTAAAAGATTCATGGGAAGGACCAAATATTGCAATTCTAGGAGAATTAGATGCTGTATTTTGCCCTGAAAGTAAAATGGCAAATCCACTTACTCATGCAGCCCATGCTTGTGGCCATAATCTTCAAATGGCTGCTATGATCGGAAGTGCCTTTGGTTTGAAAAAATCAGGAGTAAGCGAACAGCTTTATGGAAATGTAACTTTTCTGGCTGTACCTGCAGAGGAATTTATTGATCTTGCTTATAGAGAAAAGCTTCGCCAAGAAAATAAAATACGCTTCTTTGGAGGAAAACAAGAGCTTATCTACAATGGTGCCTTTGATGATGTGGATATGGCTATGATGATGCATTCAGAAAAAAATTCTCCAGAAGCTAAAATTTCTATAGGAAATACAAGTAACGGATTTGTTGCAAAATCTATTCAATATTTGGGAAAAACAGCTCATGCTGCTGAAGCTCCTCATGATGGTATCAATGCTTTAAATGCTGCTATGATTGGTCTTACAAGTATACATGCTCTTCGTGAAACCTTCATAGATACCGATCATGTTCGGGTTCATCCTATCATTACAAAGGGTGGAGATTCTGTCAATAGCGTTCCAGCTGATGTACGAATGGAGACTTATGTCCGAGCTAAAAGTATGAAAGCTATAGAAAATGCGAATACAAAAGTAGATAACGCTCTAAAAGCAGGTGGCTTGGCTACTGGTGCACAAACAATTATTAAAACAGTAGGTGCTTATTTACCTTTAAATTGTTCTGAAAAATTAAATAAATTATTTGCTAAAAATGCAGAAAAACTACTTTCAAAAGATCAAATCCACGATGCTGGCCATTTTGGAGCATCTACAGATATGGGAGATCTATCTCATCTTATTCCAACTATTCATCCTTTTGTAGGAGGAGTAGATGGTGCATTACATACAGAAGGTTTTCATACAGTTGATTATGATGCAGCTTGCATTATACCTGCTAAATTATTCGCTATGACTATTATCGATCTTCTTGGAAATAAAGGTTATTTTTCAAAGGAAATTATAAATAATTTTAAACCTCTCCTTACAAAAGAAGAATATATTCAAATGATGGAAAATTATCTAAAATAA
- a CDS encoding THUMP domain-containing class I SAM-dependent RNA methyltransferase — protein sequence MKQIELIATSTFGLEAVVKREVLHLGFEDIQVEDAKITFKGDLSSIPKANLWLRSADRILLKLGDFKALSFEELFEKTKALPWDEWIPQDGKFTVTGKSVKSKLFSVPDCQSIVKKAVVEKLKSKYHIDWFEETGPEYTIQVSILKDIATLTIDTSGTALHKRGYRVESVKAPIKETLAAAMIMLSFWNKDRILVDPFCGSGTIPIEAAMIGKNIAPGLNRSFVSEDWPILSKDLWKEERIKALKSIDQDVSLKIYASDISPKAIDAAKENAFEAGVDDCIHFETKDFVRFHSPKEYGVILCNPPYGERLNEIPEVEKMYKEMGRVFNKVPTWSKYILTSYENFEKLYGKKADKKRKLYNGRIKVDYYQYYGPKPSL from the coding sequence ATGAAACAAATTGAACTCATCGCCACTTCTACCTTTGGACTTGAAGCTGTAGTCAAAAGAGAAGTTTTACATTTAGGATTTGAAGATATTCAAGTAGAAGATGCAAAAATTACTTTCAAAGGAGATTTATCTAGTATTCCAAAAGCAAATTTATGGCTTAGAAGTGCAGATCGAATACTCCTTAAACTAGGAGATTTTAAAGCATTGTCTTTTGAAGAATTATTTGAAAAAACAAAAGCTCTTCCTTGGGATGAGTGGATTCCTCAAGACGGCAAATTTACAGTAACAGGAAAATCTGTAAAGTCAAAATTATTTAGTGTTCCTGATTGCCAATCTATAGTTAAAAAAGCAGTAGTAGAAAAATTAAAATCTAAATATCATATAGATTGGTTTGAAGAAACAGGACCAGAATACACCATACAAGTATCTATTCTAAAAGATATTGCCACATTAACTATAGATACAAGCGGTACTGCTTTACATAAAAGAGGATATAGAGTAGAAAGTGTAAAAGCTCCTATCAAAGAAACTTTAGCTGCTGCCATGATTATGCTAAGCTTTTGGAATAAAGATAGAATTTTAGTAGATCCTTTTTGTGGTTCTGGAACTATTCCTATCGAAGCTGCTATGATTGGAAAGAATATTGCCCCAGGGCTCAATAGAAGCTTTGTATCCGAAGATTGGCCTATTTTGAGTAAAGATTTATGGAAAGAAGAAAGAATAAAAGCTTTAAAATCTATTGATCAAGATGTATCCCTTAAAATATATGCATCAGATATTAGTCCCAAAGCAATTGATGCTGCAAAAGAAAATGCTTTTGAAGCAGGTGTGGACGATTGTATTCATTTTGAAACAAAAGATTTTGTAAGATTTCACAGTCCTAAAGAATATGGAGTCATTTTATGTAATCCTCCATATGGAGAAAGACTCAACGAAATCCCAGAAGTAGAAAAAATGTATAAAGAAATGGGCAGAGTGTTTAACAAAGTTCCAACCTGGTCAAAATATATTCTTACTTCTTATGAAAATTTTGAAAAGCTCTATGGTAAAAAAGCTGATAAAAAAAGAAAATTATATAACGGAAGAATTAAAGTAGACTATTATCAATATTATGGTCCCAAACCAAGCCTATAG